One window of Halorussus sp. MSC15.2 genomic DNA carries:
- the lysX gene encoding lysine biosynthesis protein LysX produces the protein MQVGLLYSRIRKDEKLLLSELRERGHDVVKIDVRDLQFGLDEAPEIFADLDVVVDRCLATSRSLYATKFCEAYGVPVVNSAETARTCADKVQNSLALAGAGVPTPATDVAFTKESAMESIEEFGYPCVLKPVVGSWGRLMAKIDSRSAAEAILEHKATLGHYEHKVFYVQEFVDKPGRDVRVLATDGEPVAAMVRSSDHWLTNAAKGAETEAFELDAEAKKLVQQASDAVGGGLLGVDLMEVGGDGTNYTVHEVNHTVEFKSLNDTADVDVPAEVVDWLEAKAAAKHEVVA, from the coding sequence TTGCAGGTTGGACTACTCTACTCCCGGATTCGGAAAGACGAGAAGCTGCTGCTGTCGGAACTCCGCGAGCGCGGCCACGACGTGGTCAAGATAGACGTGCGCGACCTCCAGTTCGGACTGGACGAGGCCCCCGAAATCTTCGCGGACCTCGACGTCGTGGTGGACCGGTGTCTCGCCACGAGCAGGAGCCTCTACGCCACGAAGTTCTGCGAGGCGTACGGCGTGCCCGTGGTCAACTCCGCGGAGACCGCCCGCACCTGCGCCGACAAGGTGCAGAACAGCCTCGCGCTCGCCGGCGCCGGCGTCCCCACGCCCGCGACCGACGTGGCGTTCACCAAGGAGTCGGCGATGGAGAGCATCGAGGAGTTCGGCTACCCCTGCGTCCTCAAGCCCGTCGTCGGGTCGTGGGGTCGCCTGATGGCCAAAATCGACTCCCGGAGCGCCGCGGAGGCGATTCTCGAACACAAGGCCACGCTCGGCCACTACGAACACAAGGTGTTCTACGTGCAGGAGTTCGTGGACAAGCCCGGCCGCGACGTTCGCGTCCTCGCGACGGACGGCGAACCCGTCGCCGCGATGGTGCGCTCGTCGGACCACTGGCTCACGAACGCCGCGAAGGGTGCCGAGACCGAGGCGTTCGAACTCGACGCCGAAGCGAAGAAGCTGGTCCAGCAGGCCAGCGACGCGGTCGGCGGCGGTTTGCTGGGCGTGGACCTGATGGAAGTCGGTGGCGACGGGACCAACTACACCGTCCACGAGGTCAACCACACCGTCGAGTTCAAGTCGCTGAACGACACCGCCGACGTGGACGTGCCCGCCGAAGTGGTCGATTGGCTGGAAGCGAAGGCCGCCGCGAAACACGAGGTGGTCGCCTGA
- the lysW gene encoding lysine biosynthesis protein LysW, with translation MTECVQCGADVTLHDDAEVGEIVDCTTCGAELEVVERNPPVLDRAPELEEDWGE, from the coding sequence ATGACCGAATGCGTACAGTGCGGGGCCGACGTGACCCTGCACGACGACGCCGAAGTGGGAGAGATAGTCGATTGCACGACCTGCGGTGCCGAACTGGAAGTCGTCGAGCGAAACCCGCCAGTCCTCGACCGAGCCCCGGAGCTCGAAGAGGACTGGGGGGAGTAA
- the argH gene encoding argininosuccinate lyase, translated as MTEESEREAQRASEYASGEAASDVVRRDRFSGGPARGFLSSMDDDERIFAADLAVDRAHVVMLAEQGVVDDGEAAAILSALDEVESAGFDALPDGEDVHAAIETAVVGRAGDVGGKMHTARSRNDEVATCIRYRLREDVLDAVEATLGLQKSLAEVAEEHAETVMPGYTHLQPAQPTTVGHYLLSYEQAVARDTARLFDAYARVNRSPLGAAAFAGTPFDVDRERTAELLGFDGLVANSMDAVSTRDFLVEVVAALSNLATTVSGLAEDLVVFSNKGLVELSDDYSSTSSIMPQKKNPDTLELVRATAGDAAAGLNGLLTTLKGLPRAYNRDLQNATPHAWEATDAVTEAVAVAAGAAATAAWDEAALAEAAGEGFSTATGVADLLAMAGVPFRKAHEMVAEASEEGADYAALDAAAEDVLGESLDAYVEREAVEAALDPAASAASRDSPGGPAPEAVAAGLTAAEETIAADEAALADERAALADADEKLRTEVSRYV; from the coding sequence ATGACCGAGGAGAGCGAACGCGAGGCGCAACGCGCCTCGGAATACGCGAGCGGCGAAGCCGCGAGCGACGTGGTGCGCCGCGACCGCTTCAGCGGCGGCCCCGCCCGCGGGTTCCTCTCCTCGATGGACGACGACGAGCGCATCTTCGCGGCCGACCTCGCGGTGGACCGCGCCCACGTCGTGATGCTCGCCGAGCAGGGCGTCGTGGACGACGGCGAGGCCGCCGCCATCCTCTCGGCGCTGGACGAGGTGGAGTCGGCGGGCTTCGACGCCCTGCCCGACGGCGAGGACGTTCACGCCGCCATCGAGACGGCCGTCGTCGGGCGCGCGGGCGACGTGGGCGGGAAGATGCACACCGCCCGGTCGCGCAACGACGAGGTGGCGACCTGCATCCGCTACCGCCTGCGCGAGGACGTACTGGACGCCGTCGAGGCGACCCTCGGCCTCCAGAAGTCGCTGGCGGAGGTCGCCGAGGAACACGCCGAGACCGTGATGCCCGGTTACACCCACCTCCAGCCCGCACAGCCGACCACCGTCGGCCACTACCTGCTCTCCTACGAGCAGGCGGTCGCGCGCGACACCGCGAGACTGTTCGACGCATACGCTCGGGTGAACCGGTCGCCCCTCGGCGCGGCGGCGTTCGCGGGCACGCCGTTCGACGTGGACCGCGAGCGCACCGCCGAGTTGCTCGGCTTCGACGGTCTCGTCGCCAACTCGATGGACGCGGTCTCGACCCGCGACTTCCTCGTGGAGGTCGTCGCCGCGCTCTCGAACCTCGCGACGACCGTCTCGGGACTCGCCGAGGACCTCGTCGTGTTCTCGAACAAGGGCCTCGTCGAACTCTCGGACGACTACTCCTCGACGTCCTCCATCATGCCCCAGAAGAAGAACCCCGACACGCTCGAACTCGTGCGGGCGACCGCGGGCGACGCCGCGGCGGGCCTGAACGGGCTTCTCACGACCCTGAAGGGCCTGCCCCGCGCGTACAACCGCGACCTCCAGAACGCCACGCCCCACGCGTGGGAGGCCACGGACGCCGTGACCGAGGCGGTCGCGGTGGCGGCCGGGGCCGCGGCGACCGCGGCGTGGGACGAGGCGGCGCTCGCCGAGGCGGCCGGGGAAGGATTCTCGACCGCGACCGGCGTCGCCGACCTGCTGGCGATGGCCGGGGTCCCCTTCCGGAAGGCCCACGAGATGGTCGCCGAGGCTTCCGAAGAGGGGGCCGACTACGCCGCGCTCGACGCGGCGGCCGAGGACGTGCTGGGCGAGTCGCTCGACGCCTACGTCGAGCGCGAGGCGGTCGAGGCCGCGCTGGACCCCGCAGCGAGCGCGGCGTCCCGCGATTCGCCCGGCGGCCCCGCCCCCGAGGCGGTCGCCGCGGGCCTGACCGCGGCCGAGGAGACCATCGCCGCGGACGAGGCGGCGCTCGCCGACGAGCGCGCGGCGCTGGCCGACGCCGACGAGAAACTCCGGACGGAGGTGAGTCGATATGTCTGA